In Streptomyces sp. SID8374, one genomic interval encodes:
- a CDS encoding prenyltransferase/squalene oxidase repeat-containing protein → MGTAQQHDRRTAGKRLLSLFSAAAVTFAASVAFVTGAAPAAADPIEQCTPTVGAIVAVDFGPFGGGVVRGCDTTPTTGYELLRDGGFTTEGTQHDGPGFICRIGNGSFNSGTRYPTPAAEDCVLTPQATAYWSYWIASPGQASWSYSPLGAMDRKPKAGDVDAWVFGGTDVGGTTGRPTFTPDDVRAGGGTTPTPSETPTDGPGAPVGKIDVPAAARWVNQQLHDGSHVVDEGADTPNYFLTTEAAYALAAAGGRSPALDKVVARLASGATEYAYAAGPKEAPDATAAARLTLVAAITEGDPRNFGGHDLLGDLEKNVCQAGPGPGCTAKGDFQGASYGDGQALAVLALLRGGVVPPTETVTRLTQLVCEDGSVTSILIGPGEFCDGDPMTTGLVALVLDEAGGHDSTVAKSVAYLKKAQLRSGAFPAYNGSTTGSVPATAYAAQALRALGEVRAADAAIWWLSREQLADGGFGFDEGAEDPALYATAPAVLAGSGTSLVTLTTKVPEPTDPPTTPPTVPPTTPPSGGGPDLKKGVAYLTSPANLHQGRYYTAGGPTGRADFGLTVDGAFALAATGHDNDALRTVVDFLDQGGKDGEARTVHDWTNVGSAHAMGGSMGKAALLAQVVERDPRDFGGKDLIAGLADAVCTAKSEAPDRSCADKGAYTYAMSVFGQSLGVIAQVRAGETKAAEAPIGYLAGLQRPSSGAWPSLVPPTGDADVDSTAMAAMALDLVPGDTHAAAVDKALAWIASKQLKDGGFPGAAGNSVNSAALAVQGLSLDADKYGKQITKALKFLASQQNTDGGFNVAKEGQRGSDLRASTQAVGGSTGISFGVLTRSLVGTTPNPVPSSSTAPEIVTPGDSAGSAGGPGVVNAGGPGSGGGGLASTGGQALGLAAAAAVLVLAGWGAVVAARKRRTTAGSDL, encoded by the coding sequence GTGGGGACCGCACAGCAACATGACCGGCGCACAGCCGGGAAGAGACTCCTCTCGCTGTTCTCGGCGGCAGCGGTGACCTTCGCCGCGAGCGTGGCCTTCGTCACCGGCGCGGCTCCGGCGGCCGCCGACCCGATCGAACAGTGCACGCCCACCGTGGGCGCCATCGTGGCGGTGGACTTCGGCCCGTTCGGCGGCGGCGTGGTGCGCGGCTGCGACACCACCCCGACCACCGGGTACGAGCTCCTGCGCGACGGCGGGTTCACCACCGAGGGCACCCAGCACGACGGGCCCGGCTTCATCTGCCGCATCGGCAACGGTTCCTTCAACTCCGGTACGCGGTACCCGACTCCGGCCGCCGAGGACTGCGTACTCACCCCGCAGGCCACCGCGTACTGGTCGTACTGGATCGCCTCGCCCGGCCAGGCGAGCTGGTCCTACAGCCCGCTCGGCGCGATGGACCGCAAGCCCAAGGCGGGCGACGTGGACGCCTGGGTGTTCGGCGGAACGGACGTCGGCGGCACCACCGGGCGGCCCACCTTCACCCCGGACGATGTCCGCGCGGGTGGCGGCACCACGCCCACCCCGTCGGAGACCCCGACGGACGGCCCGGGCGCGCCGGTCGGGAAGATCGACGTACCGGCCGCCGCCCGCTGGGTGAACCAGCAGCTGCACGACGGCAGCCATGTGGTGGACGAGGGCGCCGACACCCCGAACTACTTCCTCACCACCGAGGCCGCCTACGCACTCGCCGCCGCCGGGGGCAGGAGCCCCGCGCTGGACAAGGTGGTGGCCCGCCTCGCCTCCGGCGCCACGGAGTACGCCTATGCTGCGGGCCCGAAGGAAGCGCCCGACGCCACCGCAGCGGCCCGGCTGACGCTGGTCGCGGCGATCACGGAGGGCGACCCGCGGAACTTCGGCGGGCACGACCTGCTCGGCGACCTGGAGAAGAACGTCTGCCAGGCGGGCCCCGGCCCGGGGTGCACGGCCAAGGGCGACTTCCAGGGTGCATCGTACGGCGACGGGCAGGCCTTGGCCGTACTGGCGCTGCTGCGCGGCGGGGTCGTACCGCCGACCGAGACCGTGACCCGGCTGACCCAACTGGTCTGCGAGGACGGCTCGGTGACGAGCATCCTCATCGGCCCCGGTGAGTTCTGCGACGGCGACCCGATGACCACCGGCCTGGTCGCGCTGGTGCTGGACGAGGCGGGCGGCCACGACTCCACCGTCGCCAAGTCCGTCGCGTACCTGAAGAAGGCGCAGCTGAGGAGCGGCGCGTTCCCCGCGTACAACGGGTCCACCACCGGCTCCGTCCCGGCCACCGCCTACGCGGCGCAGGCCCTGCGCGCGCTCGGTGAGGTCCGTGCCGCCGATGCGGCGATCTGGTGGCTGTCGCGGGAGCAACTCGCCGACGGCGGCTTCGGGTTCGACGAGGGGGCCGAGGACCCCGCGCTCTACGCGACGGCCCCTGCCGTGCTGGCGGGCAGCGGCACCAGCCTGGTCACCCTGACCACGAAGGTGCCCGAGCCCACGGACCCGCCGACCACTCCCCCGACCGTTCCGCCCACGACGCCTCCGTCCGGTGGCGGCCCGGACCTCAAGAAGGGCGTCGCCTACCTCACCAGCCCCGCCAACCTCCACCAGGGCCGCTACTACACAGCGGGCGGGCCCACCGGGCGCGCCGACTTCGGCCTCACCGTCGACGGCGCCTTCGCCCTAGCCGCGACCGGCCACGACAACGACGCGCTGCGCACGGTCGTGGACTTCCTGGACCAGGGCGGCAAGGACGGCGAAGCCCGTACGGTGCACGACTGGACCAACGTCGGCTCCGCGCACGCGATGGGCGGCTCCATGGGCAAGGCGGCGCTGCTCGCCCAGGTCGTCGAACGCGACCCGCGCGACTTCGGCGGCAAGGACCTGATCGCCGGTCTGGCCGACGCGGTCTGCACGGCCAAGAGCGAGGCGCCGGACCGCAGTTGCGCCGACAAGGGCGCCTACACCTACGCCATGTCCGTCTTCGGCCAGTCCCTCGGCGTCATCGCCCAGGTGCGGGCGGGCGAGACGAAGGCGGCCGAGGCCCCGATCGGCTATCTGGCCGGGCTCCAGCGCCCCTCCTCGGGCGCCTGGCCCAGTCTGGTCCCGCCGACGGGTGACGCGGACGTCGACTCCACCGCGATGGCGGCGATGGCCCTGGACCTGGTCCCCGGCGACACCCACGCGGCGGCCGTGGACAAGGCGCTGGCCTGGATCGCCTCGAAGCAGCTGAAGGACGGCGGCTTCCCGGGGGCGGCGGGCAACTCGGTGAACTCGGCGGCACTCGCCGTGCAAGGCCTGTCCCTGGACGCCGACAAGTACGGCAAGCAGATCACGAAGGCGCTCAAGTTCCTTGCCTCGCAGCAGAATACGGACGGCGGCTTCAACGTGGCCAAGGAGGGGCAGCGCGGCTCGGACCTGCGCGCCTCGACGCAGGCGGTGGGCGGTTCGACCGGCATCTCGTTCGGTGTGCTGACCCGTTCCCTGGTCGGTACGACGCCGAACCCGGTGCCGTCCTCCTCCACCGCCCCGGAGATCGTCACGCCGGGGGACAGCGCGGGCTCCGCCGGTGGACCGGGTGTCGTGAACGCGGGCGGTCCGGGCAGCGGCGGTGGCGGTCTCGCCTCGACCGGTGGGCAGGCGCTGGGCCTCGCCGCGGCGGCCGCCGTGCTGGTCCTGGCGGGCTGGGGCGCGGTCGTGGCCGCGCGCAAGCGGCGTACGACCGCGGGGAGTGACCTGTGA
- a CDS encoding energy-coupling factor transporter transmembrane component T codes for MKAGPAGRAGTPVYVPGPDTGGRRLPRTLHPLAWWIWALALATAVSRTNNPLLLFLVLAVLGYVITMRRTEAPWARGFKYYLYLALTVVAIRVVFRAVFATGMRPTDHHLFSLPHIPTPDWYAGIQLGGPVSLEALLSAATDGLRLACMLCCIGAANTLANPKRALRVLPGALYELGVAVTVSISVAPQLVQSVQRVARARRLRAGRNKGLKALRGIVVPVLEDALERSLRLAAAMDSRGYGRAGSATRGSRRLTGALMLLGMCGLCAGAYGLLDPTAPKLLGLPALAAGSVLCLAGLRLGGRRVTRTTYRPDPWRFAEWAVACCGVLSAVLLLVNVGYDPAELNPSIYPLSWPTLPLVPAAAILLAGAAGFLAPPPSRPLPYVSAPRTEDTA; via the coding sequence GTGAAAGCCGGCCCGGCCGGGAGAGCGGGCACGCCGGTGTACGTCCCCGGGCCGGACACCGGCGGCAGGCGGCTCCCGCGCACCCTGCATCCGCTCGCCTGGTGGATCTGGGCGCTCGCTCTCGCCACCGCCGTGAGCAGGACCAACAACCCGCTGCTGCTCTTCCTGGTGCTGGCGGTGCTCGGTTACGTCATCACGATGCGCCGCACCGAGGCCCCCTGGGCGCGCGGCTTCAAGTACTACCTCTATCTGGCGCTGACGGTCGTCGCGATCAGGGTGGTCTTCCGGGCGGTCTTCGCCACCGGGATGCGGCCGACCGACCACCACCTCTTCTCACTCCCGCACATTCCGACGCCGGACTGGTATGCAGGCATCCAACTCGGGGGCCCCGTCTCCCTGGAGGCGCTGCTGTCGGCCGCCACGGACGGGCTGCGGCTCGCCTGCATGCTGTGCTGCATCGGCGCGGCGAACACCCTTGCCAACCCGAAGCGGGCACTGCGCGTACTGCCGGGCGCACTGTACGAACTCGGCGTCGCCGTAACGGTTTCCATCAGCGTGGCCCCACAACTGGTCCAGAGCGTCCAGCGGGTGGCCCGCGCCCGTCGTCTGCGGGCCGGCCGTAACAAGGGGCTCAAGGCTCTGCGGGGCATCGTCGTGCCCGTGCTGGAGGACGCGTTGGAGCGGTCGCTGCGGCTGGCCGCCGCGATGGATTCGCGCGGTTATGGGCGGGCCGGTTCGGCGACGCGTGGCTCGCGCCGTCTGACGGGGGCGTTGATGCTCCTGGGCATGTGCGGCCTCTGCGCAGGGGCGTACGGGCTCCTCGACCCGACCGCGCCGAAGCTGCTCGGGCTGCCCGCGCTGGCGGCCGGTTCGGTGCTCTGCCTGGCGGGGCTGCGGCTCGGCGGGCGCCGGGTCACGCGGACGACGTACCGGCCGGATCCATGGCGGTTCGCGGAGTGGGCGGTGGCCTGCTGCGGGGTGCTGTCGGCGGTGCTGTTGCTCGTCAACGTGGGTTACGACCCGGCCGAGTTGAACCCGTCCATCTACCCGCTCAGCTGGCCGACGCTGCCGCTCGTCCCTGCCGCCGCCATCCTGCTCGCCGGGGCGGCCGGGTTCCTGGCCCCGCCGCCGAGCAGGCCGCTCCCGTACGTCTCCGCACCGCGCACCGAGGACACCGCATGA
- a CDS encoding ABC transporter ATP-binding protein: protein MITFDQVTVEYDGAAEPVLREVNLEVEEGELCLVVGHTGVGKSTLLGAVNGLVPHFTGGTLYGTVTVDGRSTADHPPRELADVVGVVGQDPLDGFVTDTVEEELAYAMEQLAISPAVMRKRVEETLDLLGLADLRHRALYELSGGQQQRVAIGSVLTAHPRVLVLDEPTSALDPTAAEEVLAAVTRLVHDLGVTVLLAEHRLERVVQYADRVIHLPGDGRVVSGAPADIFTTSSIAPPIVELGRAAHWSPLPLSVRDARRAAAPLRTALAATPPPPVRPVPEELGPALLTARGVTVAYRGVAAVREVDLDLRGGEITALMGRNGSGKSSLLWALQGSGPRKSGTVRVDRGPGEGARTPAKGSDPKSLSAAEARALVGLVPQTPTDLLYLESVKQELDQADTESAVREGHGLSARTILDRLAPGIDGATHPRDLSEGQKLALVLAIQLTAAPRVLLLDEPTRGLDYRAKTQLIAMVDELAAEGRSVVISTHDVEFAARAADRVVVMAEGDIVADGPTTEVIVASPVFAPQVAKILAPLPYLTVDQVIGSLPAEEAGA from the coding sequence ATGATCACCTTCGACCAGGTCACCGTCGAGTACGACGGGGCCGCCGAGCCGGTCCTGCGGGAGGTGAACCTGGAGGTCGAGGAGGGCGAGCTCTGCCTCGTGGTGGGCCATACGGGCGTCGGCAAGTCGACACTGCTGGGCGCGGTCAACGGGCTCGTGCCGCACTTCACCGGCGGCACGCTGTACGGCACGGTCACCGTCGACGGCCGCTCCACCGCCGACCATCCGCCCCGCGAACTGGCCGATGTGGTGGGCGTGGTCGGCCAGGACCCGCTGGACGGTTTCGTCACGGACACGGTCGAGGAGGAACTCGCCTATGCGATGGAGCAGCTGGCGATCTCCCCGGCGGTGATGCGCAAGCGAGTGGAGGAGACCCTCGATCTGCTCGGGCTCGCCGATCTGCGCCACCGGGCGCTGTACGAGCTCTCCGGCGGGCAGCAGCAGCGGGTGGCCATCGGCTCCGTGCTCACCGCGCACCCCCGCGTCCTGGTGCTGGACGAGCCGACGTCCGCCCTGGACCCGACGGCGGCGGAGGAGGTCCTGGCGGCGGTGACCCGCCTGGTCCACGACCTGGGGGTGACGGTGCTGCTGGCCGAGCACCGCTTGGAGCGGGTGGTGCAGTACGCGGACCGGGTCATCCACCTCCCGGGCGACGGGCGCGTGGTCTCGGGCGCACCGGCCGACATCTTCACCACGTCATCGATCGCGCCGCCCATCGTGGAGCTGGGCCGCGCCGCGCACTGGTCGCCGCTCCCGCTCTCGGTCCGCGACGCCCGCCGGGCCGCCGCCCCGCTGCGCACCGCCCTGGCGGCCACCCCGCCCCCGCCGGTCCGCCCGGTGCCGGAGGAGCTGGGCCCGGCCCTGCTCACGGCGCGCGGGGTCACGGTGGCGTACCGGGGCGTGGCGGCGGTCCGCGAGGTGGACCTCGATCTGCGGGGCGGCGAGATCACCGCGCTGATGGGCCGCAACGGCTCCGGCAAGTCGTCGCTCCTGTGGGCGCTCCAGGGCTCGGGGCCGCGCAAGTCCGGTACGGTACGCGTCGATCGGGGGCCCGGGGAGGGCGCCCGCACCCCGGCGAAGGGCAGCGACCCCAAGAGCCTCTCCGCCGCCGAGGCGAGAGCGCTCGTCGGTCTCGTCCCGCAGACCCCGACCGACCTCCTCTACCTGGAGAGCGTCAAGCAGGAACTGGACCAGGCGGACACCGAGTCGGCGGTACGTGAGGGCCATGGCCTCTCCGCCCGCACGATCCTGGACCGGCTGGCGCCCGGCATCGACGGCGCCACGCACCCGCGCGACCTCTCCGAGGGCCAGAAGCTGGCGCTGGTCCTCGCCATCCAGCTGACGGCGGCGCCCCGGGTGCTGCTGCTGGACGAACCCACCCGGGGACTGGACTACCGGGCGAAGACCCAGCTCATCGCGATGGTCGACGAACTGGCCGCCGAGGGAAGGTCGGTGGTGATCTCGACCCATGACGTCGAGTTCGCGGCCCGTGCGGCGGACCGGGTGGTCGTGATGGCCGAGGGGGACATCGTCGCGGACGGCCCGACCACGGAAGTGATCGTCGCCTCCCCCGTCTTCGCCCCGCAGGTGGCGAAGATCCTTGCGCCGCTCCCGTACCTGACGGTAGATCAGGTGATCGGCTCCCTCCCGGCCGAGGAGGCGGGAGCGTGA
- a CDS encoding ECF transporter S component — translation MKELPGLDGRSAGAIRIGPRAGIVIALAAFLGLVAFFWPFLVAPGRLGANYAPPLIFGVLLVLVLCVVISEIAEGGINSKALAMLGVLSAVNAALRPLGAGTAGIETVFFVLVLAGRVYGPGFGFTLGCTSLFASALITGGVGPWMPYQMFGCAFVGMLAGLLPRATGRREVVMLAVYGSLSGYLFGFLLNLSFWPFSVDPNSSIAYLPGLPFTEQWQRYLAFDLATSLGWDTGRAVTNFICIMLAGPAVLTTFRRAARKARFRAPVRFVGPKSGERPAVPPSARLTSDDERTI, via the coding sequence GTGAAAGAACTCCCCGGACTCGACGGGCGCTCGGCCGGCGCCATCCGCATCGGCCCACGCGCCGGAATCGTCATCGCCCTGGCCGCCTTCCTCGGCCTGGTCGCCTTCTTCTGGCCGTTCCTCGTCGCACCGGGCCGCCTGGGGGCCAACTACGCCCCGCCGCTGATCTTCGGCGTCCTGCTGGTCCTCGTCCTGTGCGTGGTGATCTCCGAGATCGCCGAGGGCGGCATCAACTCCAAGGCCCTGGCGATGCTCGGGGTGCTCTCCGCCGTCAACGCGGCGCTGCGGCCGCTGGGTGCGGGCACGGCGGGGATCGAGACGGTGTTCTTCGTGCTGGTCCTGGCGGGCCGCGTCTACGGTCCCGGCTTCGGCTTCACGCTGGGCTGCACCTCGCTCTTCGCGTCCGCGCTGATCACCGGCGGGGTCGGCCCGTGGATGCCGTACCAGATGTTCGGCTGCGCGTTCGTCGGCATGCTCGCGGGCCTGCTGCCCCGCGCCACGGGCCGCCGCGAGGTGGTGATGCTCGCGGTCTACGGTTCGCTCTCCGGCTATCTCTTCGGCTTCCTGCTGAACCTGTCCTTCTGGCCGTTCTCGGTGGACCCGAACAGCTCCATCGCCTATCTGCCGGGGCTCCCCTTCACCGAGCAGTGGCAGCGGTACCTCGCCTTCGACCTGGCGACGTCGCTCGGCTGGGACACCGGACGGGCTGTCACGAACTTCATCTGCATCATGCTGGCCGGCCCCGCCGTACTCACCACGTTCCGCCGGGCGGCCCGGAAGGCACGTTTCCGGGCTCCGGTGCGGTTCGTGGGCCCGAAGTCCGGGGAACGCCCGGCCGTTCCGCCGTCGGCACGCCTGACCAGTGACGATGAACGTACAATATGA
- a CDS encoding NB-ARC domain-containing protein: MSTPGPGHGSRHIAAQNDLSGTVHGPVVQAATIHGGITYTVQQAPPTGVRVTPDEIPPLMVPFINRRESLAALDGWLTPEEHSAGVGFAVLHGPPGVGKTALVTRWAEQGRERFPGGQIYVDFASLRGETAGADISEAVRCCLRSLGVDEAYIPASITDRVRLLRSLSADRRLLIFLDNVSQPGQAAALIPKGKGSFLVVAGGSGLGELTLDGARLMAVEPLDRESALELLADRCGAEKIAADPASAERLVQLCDGLPVALHVVAGRLAARPRLTLEALAEELAAEPRRLAGMSLGKDRSVSAAFDLVYRELPPEPARLYRLMGWHPGATFDAGVAAVAAGLDPGRTAEALEALTGASLLEETPDGRFRFHDLVRLHAGDRATEEEGPAERSALLRRVTLHYLALTALADRAIRLDRLRIADLDQLLATVPDPFAAPGAPRPVDWLEAEHRNVLGVLRAAAREEALQTEVWQLAEAFTVLFLHHRHLGDWRESLELGAAAAAEALVPAAEARLRSLLSRPLMDLGEYDAARRELDTAQACAEVSGDLVVRASVQEFSGRYWDRNDPVRAMEAYRSALDLNTAANEGRGAAIAAYFLGCAQDAAGDPREALDTLRGAHDRLLARKDLRMAARVRVAIGIAHDHLGETDEAVRALREGAAALRDQEATHYEAHALVALADIQTRSQGDPQEVRTHLERALEVYEAGGSPRVQELRQRLAGGDAAG, encoded by the coding sequence GTGAGCACCCCGGGCCCGGGCCACGGCTCCAGGCACATCGCCGCGCAGAACGACCTCTCCGGCACCGTCCACGGCCCGGTCGTACAGGCCGCCACGATCCACGGCGGCATCACGTACACCGTCCAGCAGGCGCCCCCGACCGGCGTACGGGTCACACCCGACGAGATCCCGCCACTGATGGTGCCGTTCATCAACCGGAGGGAGAGCCTCGCCGCCCTCGACGGCTGGCTGACGCCCGAAGAGCACAGCGCCGGTGTCGGGTTCGCCGTGCTGCACGGCCCGCCCGGCGTGGGCAAGACCGCGCTGGTGACCCGCTGGGCGGAACAGGGGCGCGAGCGGTTCCCGGGCGGACAGATCTACGTGGACTTCGCGAGCCTGCGGGGAGAGACGGCGGGAGCCGATATCTCCGAGGCGGTCCGGTGCTGCCTGAGATCCCTCGGCGTCGACGAGGCCTACATTCCGGCCTCGATCACGGACCGGGTCCGGCTCCTGCGGAGCCTTTCCGCCGACCGGCGGCTGCTGATCTTCCTGGACAACGTCTCCCAGCCCGGCCAGGCCGCCGCGCTGATCCCGAAGGGGAAGGGCAGCTTCCTCGTGGTGGCCGGCGGCAGCGGGCTCGGAGAACTCACCCTGGACGGCGCCCGGTTGATGGCCGTGGAGCCGCTGGACCGGGAGAGCGCCCTGGAGCTGCTCGCCGACCGGTGCGGGGCGGAGAAGATCGCCGCCGACCCGGCATCGGCCGAGCGCCTGGTGCAGCTCTGCGACGGGCTGCCGGTGGCGCTGCACGTGGTCGCCGGGCGGCTGGCGGCCCGGCCGCGCCTCACCCTGGAGGCGCTCGCGGAGGAGCTGGCCGCGGAGCCGCGCCGACTGGCAGGAATGTCCCTCGGAAAGGATCGGTCCGTGTCCGCCGCATTCGACCTCGTCTACCGCGAACTTCCCCCGGAACCGGCCCGCCTCTACCGCCTGATGGGCTGGCACCCGGGAGCCACCTTCGACGCCGGAGTCGCCGCGGTGGCGGCGGGCCTGGACCCGGGGCGTACCGCCGAAGCCCTGGAAGCGCTGACCGGTGCCAGCCTGCTGGAGGAGACGCCGGACGGCCGCTTCCGCTTCCACGACCTCGTACGGCTCCACGCCGGCGACCGTGCGACGGAGGAGGAGGGACCGGCCGAGCGGTCCGCCCTTCTGCGACGGGTGACGCTGCACTACCTGGCCCTCACCGCCCTCGCCGACCGGGCGATCCGGCTGGACCGGCTGCGGATCGCCGACCTCGACCAGCTGCTCGCCACGGTCCCCGACCCCTTCGCCGCGCCGGGCGCGCCCCGGCCGGTGGACTGGCTGGAGGCCGAGCACCGCAACGTCCTCGGTGTGCTGCGGGCCGCCGCGCGGGAGGAGGCGCTACAGACGGAGGTCTGGCAGCTGGCGGAGGCGTTCACGGTCCTCTTCCTCCACCACCGGCACCTCGGCGACTGGCGGGAATCGCTCGAACTCGGGGCGGCCGCCGCGGCCGAGGCCCTGGTGCCCGCGGCCGAGGCCAGGCTGCGCAGTCTCCTGTCGCGCCCGCTGATGGACCTCGGTGAGTACGACGCCGCCCGGCGCGAGCTGGACACCGCCCAGGCCTGCGCCGAGGTCTCCGGCGACCTGGTCGTCCGCGCCTCCGTGCAGGAGTTCTCGGGACGGTACTGGGACCGCAACGACCCGGTCCGGGCCATGGAGGCCTACCGCAGCGCCCTGGACCTCAACACCGCCGCGAACGAGGGCCGGGGCGCCGCCATAGCGGCCTACTTCCTCGGCTGCGCCCAGGACGCGGCCGGTGACCCCCGCGAGGCCCTGGACACCCTGCGCGGAGCCCACGACCGGCTCCTCGCCCGCAAGGACCTGCGGATGGCGGCCCGTGTCCGGGTGGCCATCGGCATCGCCCACGACCACCTCGGCGAGACGGACGAGGCGGTTCGAGCCCTGCGGGAAGGGGCGGCGGCCCTCCGCGACCAGGAGGCGACCCACTACGAGGCCCACGCGCTCGTCGCGCTGGCCGACATCCAGACACGCTCGCAGGGCGACCCCCAGGAGGTGCGCACCCACCTGGAACGTGCCCTGGAGGTCTACGAGGCCGGGGGCAGCCCGCGCGTACAGGAGCTGCGGCAGCGGCTTGCCGGAGGCGACGCGGCGGGGTGA
- a CDS encoding DUF6069 family protein, giving the protein MGLSPVAALALLISLLGRALLAALERFTRRPGLIWTVAACAVLLLSFLPLTGSGMTTGTRTSLALMHLAVAAALMTGLPGRNTAVRHRAP; this is encoded by the coding sequence ATAGGCCTGTCACCGGTCGCGGCGCTCGCCCTGCTGATCTCGCTGCTCGGCCGGGCGCTGCTGGCGGCCCTCGAACGGTTCACCCGGCGGCCGGGCCTCATCTGGACCGTGGCCGCCTGCGCCGTCCTCCTGCTGTCGTTCCTTCCGCTGACCGGATCCGGGATGACCACCGGGACGCGTACCTCCCTCGCCCTGATGCATCTGGCGGTGGCGGCGGCGCTCATGACCGGCCTGCCCGGCCGCAACACCGCTGTGCGGCACCGCGCGCCGTGA
- a CDS encoding TetR/AcrR family transcriptional regulator → MIVKAAIPLIAEYGAAVTTSKIARAAGIGEATIFRVFTGKEELLDACTAEAMRHDHAVRELMSIPSDLPLPDRLAEAADALEAHLDRMGAIAGSLHASGHRRRDTPTDEQRRGMGREESMAAIRSAVADLLEPDKASLRLPADRIAALFIGLLFTRPRPDDESRLTAQQLADVFLNGALVHAEEADR, encoded by the coding sequence ATGATCGTGAAGGCGGCGATTCCGCTGATCGCCGAGTACGGCGCCGCCGTCACCACCAGCAAGATCGCGCGCGCCGCCGGGATCGGCGAGGCGACGATCTTCCGCGTCTTCACCGGCAAGGAGGAGCTGCTGGACGCCTGCACGGCCGAAGCGATGCGCCACGACCACGCCGTACGCGAACTGATGTCGATCCCCTCCGACCTCCCGCTGCCGGACCGGCTGGCCGAGGCCGCCGATGCCCTGGAAGCCCACCTGGACCGGATGGGCGCCATCGCCGGATCGCTGCACGCCTCCGGCCACCGCCGCCGCGACACCCCGACGGATGAACAGCGCCGGGGCATGGGGCGCGAGGAGTCGATGGCGGCCATCCGCAGCGCGGTCGCCGACCTGCTGGAACCCGACAAGGCGAGCCTGCGCCTCCCGGCCGACCGGATCGCCGCCCTCTTCATCGGGCTGCTGTTCACCCGCCCGCGCCCCGACGACGAATCCCGCCTCACCGCCCAGCAGTTGGCGGACGTCTTCCTCAACGGGGCGCTCGTCCACGCCGAGGAGGCCGACCGATGA
- a CDS encoding DUF3048 domain-containing protein — MSTARSNASARSRTPAAALLTALLLVLFAAGCTGGDGSGSESRSSSPPGTDAKVLAVKIDNVAPARPQTGLERADIVYVEQVEAGLSRLLAVYSSDVPPVIGPVRSARETDLELLRQFDRPVLAFSGAQSRLLPAIDRAPLDAVPPPAAPRAYFRGAERPAPHNLYLRPERIPYSASGTDAVETLGLRFGPAPTGGRAEESRTVRFPSARTTFTWSAERERWLVSMDGSPARTSEGGPLGAATVIVQDVTVRPSAFGDRSGNNTPFTETVGSGTAQVLRDGKAYEARWARTSADADTRFTTPDGERIDLAEGPLWIVYAAR; from the coding sequence ATGTCCACAGCCCGGTCGAACGCATCAGCCCGATCGAGGACACCGGCCGCCGCGCTGCTCACCGCGCTCCTCCTTGTCCTTTTCGCCGCCGGGTGCACGGGCGGGGACGGTTCGGGGTCCGAGAGCCGGAGCAGCAGCCCGCCGGGGACGGACGCGAAAGTGCTCGCGGTGAAGATCGACAATGTGGCACCGGCCCGGCCGCAGACCGGGCTGGAGCGGGCCGACATCGTCTATGTGGAGCAGGTGGAGGCCGGGCTGAGCCGTCTCCTCGCGGTCTACTCCTCCGACGTTCCGCCGGTCATCGGCCCGGTCCGCAGCGCCCGGGAGACCGATCTGGAGCTGCTGCGCCAGTTCGACCGGCCGGTGCTCGCCTTCTCGGGCGCCCAGAGCAGGCTCCTGCCCGCCATCGACCGGGCGCCCCTGGACGCCGTACCGCCGCCGGCCGCGCCCCGGGCGTACTTCCGGGGTGCCGAGCGGCCTGCCCCGCACAATCTCTATCTGCGGCCGGAGAGGATCCCGTACAGCGCTTCCGGGACCGATGCTGTCGAGACGCTGGGGCTGAGGTTCGGCCCCGCGCCGACGGGCGGAAGGGCCGAGGAGAGCCGTACGGTCCGCTTCCCGTCCGCGCGCACCACCTTCACCTGGTCCGCCGAGCGCGAGCGGTGGCTGGTCTCCATGGACGGCTCCCCCGCCCGTACGAGCGAGGGCGGGCCGCTCGGGGCCGCCACGGTGATCGTGCAGGACGTGACCGTACGCCCGTCGGCCTTCGGTGACCGGTCCGGGAACAACACCCCGTTCACGGAGACCGTGGGCTCGGGCACCGCCCAGGTTCTGCGCGACGGCAAGGCGTACGAGGCCCGGTGGGCGCGGACCTCGGCGGACGCGGACACGCGGTTCACCACGCCGGACGGCGAGCGGATCGATCTGGCCGAGGGGCCTCTCTGGATCGTGTACGCGGCCCGCTGA